In one Diabrotica virgifera virgifera chromosome 7, PGI_DIABVI_V3a genomic region, the following are encoded:
- the LOC126888249 gene encoding uncharacterized protein LOC126888249 isoform X1: protein MLTKRVFVCLLITLNVIICQKDSDEGRPYEFGFTIDGQQHRHEKKDQNGIIQGEFGFITADGVYHVTVYATDENGNFKILSMRNIRISAPLDGSPALGPISPEASKYLKKAGLPSPAPSAPAAAPSKPLPPAPPKFERIQEAPPPSASTQRAPYVFTTHSTIRPACAGCGLITTPKPGEKFMFQNPAFRNSPEAGVPVPSGPPLLSNSIPNGIIGNGPASLANSGTPDLRSRFSEVAPDAEVLPPGYNNRIVQPSNEKPSPASEKIQSFVSPQQSFGPNFKSQEDSGTLSAISDNGNAGFVRPIEVQGPPSSVIKSNVQSTYQAAGRTTDDGIETFGDVKIAQNRGGKSLGGFSNLPQINNIQNINTQDNGSPQNIRGPVENIDVAGQVETVGNRNINSQENLPNYPQDKFGRLLAPPIGSGPNPLLQPQEVAKLPPVMVSDNVIHVMGKKPIDIAIKDKYPGMVDGLPNGVEVKDVTNILYKFKYTVGFHGHYEKGLKDGSKIGGYFVNGRDGISRIVTYVADENGFRPKFKFINLGLDSPDTPNEKTEKTFGLKDFEFVWYPVD from the exons gTATTTGTGTGTTTACTTATCACCTTGAACGTAATTATATGCCAAAAAGACAGTGATGAAg GTAGGCCTTATGAGTTTGGATTCACTATTGATGGACAGCAGCATAGACATGAGAAAAAAG ATCAAAATGGTATTATCCAGGGAGAGTTTGGTTTCATCACAGCTGATGGAGTGTATCATGTTACTGTATATGCTACAGACGAAAatggaaattttaaaattttgagcATGAGGAATATTAGGATAAGTGCTC CTCTTGATGGTTCACCAGCTCTTGGTCCTATCTCTCCAGAAGCATCAAAATATCTAAAGAAAGCAGGTTTGCCTAGCCCTGCACCATCAGCTCCGGCAGCTGCCCCTTCAAAACCGTTACCACCTGCTCCTCCAAAATTTGAAAGGATTCAAGAAGCTCCTCCTCCATCAGCAAGTACCCAAAGGGCTCCATACGTGTTCACTACCCATAGTACAATTAGACCTGCATGCGCCGGCTGTGGTCTGATAACAACACCGAAACCAGGAGAGAAATTCATGTTCCAGAATCCTGCATTTAGAAATTCCCCAGAGGCAGGTGTCCCAGTTCCTAGTGGTCCACCTTTATTATCAAATTCGATTCCGAATGGTATAATTGGTAATGGTCCAGCTTCATTGGCAAATTCAGGAACCCCCGATCTACGTTCTAGATTCTCTGAGGTAGCTCCTGACGCAGAGGTATTGCCACCTGGTTACAACAATAGGATTGTTCAGCCATCTAACGAAAAACCATCTCCAGCATCAGAAAAAATTCAAAGTTTTGTCAGTCCACAACAAAGTTTTGGTCCCAATTTTAAAAGTCAAGAGGATTCTGGTACACTTTCAGCTATATCTGATAATGGTAACGCAGGCTTTGTGAGACCCATTGAAGTTCAAGGGCCACCAAGTTCTGTTATTAAGAGTAATGTCCAATCAACTTATCAGGCTGCGGGTAGAACTACAGATGATGGTATTGAAACCTTTGGTGATGTCAAAATTGCACAAAATAGAGGTGGGAAGTCTCTTGGAGGTTTCAGTAATTTGCCACaaattaataatatacaaaacatAAATACACAGGATAATGGATCACCTCAAAATATAAGAGGACCTGTTGAAAACATCGATGTCGCAGGTCAAGTTGAAACTGTAGGAAACAGAAATATAAACTCCCAAGAAAATCTACCAAATTATCCACAGG ATAAATTTGGCCGACTTTTGGCACCACCTATTGGCAGCGGTCCTAATCCACTACTACAACCTCAAGAAGTCGCTAAATTGCCACCAGTGATGGTTTCAGATAATGTCATTCATGTTATGGGTAAAAAGCCGATTGATATTGCTATCAAGGACAAATATCCAGGAATGGTGGATGGTTTACCAAACGGAGTAGAG GTTAAAGATGTGACCAACATCCTTTATAAATTCAAATACACCGTTGGCTTCCACGGTCACTATGAAAAAGGTCTTAAGGATGGAAGCAAAATCGGAGGCTACTTCGTGAATGGTAGAGATGGCATCAGCAGAATCGTCACGTATGTCGCAGATGAAAATGGCTTCAGACCGAAGTTTAAATTTATCAATCTTGGACTAGACTCTCCCGATACACCCAATGAAAAAACTGAGAAGACTTTCGGTCTTAAAGATTTTGAGTTTGTCTGGTATCCTGTCGACTAA
- the LOC126888249 gene encoding uncharacterized protein LOC126888249 isoform X2 — protein MRNIRISAPLDGSPALGPISPEASKYLKKAGLPSPAPSAPAAAPSKPLPPAPPKFERIQEAPPPSASTQRAPYVFTTHSTIRPACAGCGLITTPKPGEKFMFQNPAFRNSPEAGVPVPSGPPLLSNSIPNGIIGNGPASLANSGTPDLRSRFSEVAPDAEVLPPGYNNRIVQPSNEKPSPASEKIQSFVSPQQSFGPNFKSQEDSGTLSAISDNGNAGFVRPIEVQGPPSSVIKSNVQSTYQAAGRTTDDGIETFGDVKIAQNRGGKSLGGFSNLPQINNIQNINTQDNGSPQNIRGPVENIDVAGQVETVGNRNINSQENLPNYPQDKFGRLLAPPIGSGPNPLLQPQEVAKLPPVMVSDNVIHVMGKKPIDIAIKDKYPGMVDGLPNGVEVKDVTNILYKFKYTVGFHGHYEKGLKDGSKIGGYFVNGRDGISRIVTYVADENGFRPKFKFINLGLDSPDTPNEKTEKTFGLKDFEFVWYPVD, from the exons ATGAGGAATATTAGGATAAGTGCTC CTCTTGATGGTTCACCAGCTCTTGGTCCTATCTCTCCAGAAGCATCAAAATATCTAAAGAAAGCAGGTTTGCCTAGCCCTGCACCATCAGCTCCGGCAGCTGCCCCTTCAAAACCGTTACCACCTGCTCCTCCAAAATTTGAAAGGATTCAAGAAGCTCCTCCTCCATCAGCAAGTACCCAAAGGGCTCCATACGTGTTCACTACCCATAGTACAATTAGACCTGCATGCGCCGGCTGTGGTCTGATAACAACACCGAAACCAGGAGAGAAATTCATGTTCCAGAATCCTGCATTTAGAAATTCCCCAGAGGCAGGTGTCCCAGTTCCTAGTGGTCCACCTTTATTATCAAATTCGATTCCGAATGGTATAATTGGTAATGGTCCAGCTTCATTGGCAAATTCAGGAACCCCCGATCTACGTTCTAGATTCTCTGAGGTAGCTCCTGACGCAGAGGTATTGCCACCTGGTTACAACAATAGGATTGTTCAGCCATCTAACGAAAAACCATCTCCAGCATCAGAAAAAATTCAAAGTTTTGTCAGTCCACAACAAAGTTTTGGTCCCAATTTTAAAAGTCAAGAGGATTCTGGTACACTTTCAGCTATATCTGATAATGGTAACGCAGGCTTTGTGAGACCCATTGAAGTTCAAGGGCCACCAAGTTCTGTTATTAAGAGTAATGTCCAATCAACTTATCAGGCTGCGGGTAGAACTACAGATGATGGTATTGAAACCTTTGGTGATGTCAAAATTGCACAAAATAGAGGTGGGAAGTCTCTTGGAGGTTTCAGTAATTTGCCACaaattaataatatacaaaacatAAATACACAGGATAATGGATCACCTCAAAATATAAGAGGACCTGTTGAAAACATCGATGTCGCAGGTCAAGTTGAAACTGTAGGAAACAGAAATATAAACTCCCAAGAAAATCTACCAAATTATCCACAGG ATAAATTTGGCCGACTTTTGGCACCACCTATTGGCAGCGGTCCTAATCCACTACTACAACCTCAAGAAGTCGCTAAATTGCCACCAGTGATGGTTTCAGATAATGTCATTCATGTTATGGGTAAAAAGCCGATTGATATTGCTATCAAGGACAAATATCCAGGAATGGTGGATGGTTTACCAAACGGAGTAGAG GTTAAAGATGTGACCAACATCCTTTATAAATTCAAATACACCGTTGGCTTCCACGGTCACTATGAAAAAGGTCTTAAGGATGGAAGCAAAATCGGAGGCTACTTCGTGAATGGTAGAGATGGCATCAGCAGAATCGTCACGTATGTCGCAGATGAAAATGGCTTCAGACCGAAGTTTAAATTTATCAATCTTGGACTAGACTCTCCCGATACACCCAATGAAAAAACTGAGAAGACTTTCGGTCTTAAAGATTTTGAGTTTGTCTGGTATCCTGTCGACTAA